From the genome of Periplaneta americana isolate PAMFEO1 chromosome 17, P.americana_PAMFEO1_priV1, whole genome shotgun sequence:
CAATAGCAATAATGAGAATTAAAGTAGTGATATCTGATCGCACACTACAAGAGATCATGATTCTCAAAGGACAGCAGAAAAAtacgtacagtagaacctctattatccgtggtaatgaagggggtggactgaacggttaatcgaaaaagtcggataatccgtatcataaaagaTTTTAAGCTCGGCCataccgaaatgtaataattatacacctggtagtagcccttagCACTTTAATacgcctcattaaagtacacctattcattataattcagttgttcagccaatgagtaatcaccattgtaccattatcaattattctcggatatgcaatcgaaagacaattagcgaaaagtcacggaggctggaaatccaatactgtcgcagaaggttatgttctgttactataataattagcgttaattgtaaataatattcaaataaattcaatttgtcatctcgtttttcaattctaaatcaatttccaggttatatcaagcctaatgttcatgttattctttacattatatcaaggtcagtgacgttcgtgcctcggaaaaaatcaatactttcgcgtctgcgcacatatcacaattcaggtcagttccgctcctcacataaccataacatgaatacttgcgcttgcgctcgtttcataaacaaacatactcgcatcttaattactaccattatagcctcgttgcataatgtactattcataaATTAAGTGGAAATACAAGAACACTAGAAGTCCCATGTTGGAGATttacatatcttttttttttaatcgcttTCAGTTGTACTCACATACTTTGAAGCAACATTAACCACAGTTTCTCCTTTCTCAAACctctaaaatatttgtaatttttttcattaattaacacaatacgttttctttgACAAttatggaagacattttgcataactGCCACTCTAATAGTAAAGATAAGGTCTGAATGGTACACGGGATTGTGAAAGTTCTTGaggtaatttctttgaaagcaggtaatgactattttacaagtaactATTTCTGTTGCCGACAGCAAAGCATTCCTTTTGGAAAACTACCTACAaacatattgtacagtacttcatattttttctgtagcaaaaaaaagtcGAATAATctgacaatcggttaatagggtgacggatagtTGGAGTTTTACTGTAAAGCAGGACATATGGTAATGATAATTCAGTACCAAAATAAGGTGAGGCGTGAATatgaataactatataaatatatgagAAACAAAACCgtacaatacattataaaatttgtCCTACGTCATCATTAATTGAAGCTATGAAAGACTGAAAGACGCATAACCAGCACATTACACTTACCTTTCAGAGAACACTTCATCCTCCTCTGATGATACTTCCACTTTCTGTTCCTCTTGAACTCTGTTCAGATGGCACAAATCTTGCTGGAAAAGTGAGTAAATAATGAAGAGAAGGTTACTTTCCCAAGCATTGAAAAGTTACAAAGAAATTCCTTTCCTAGGCAGAATAAGTTTTCCCATGCTTTCGAGAATATTGTCTGTTGTCTACCAGAAATATATGTTTGTGAATTACTAGTTTATTTCAAATCTAAAATGAAAGCAGTTTAAGTTgagaaaatatgagaaaaattaaTAGTATTCTCAATTAATGTACTGTAAAGTACAGatagtagagatgggtaaaaaaaagctggaacagtttatttgaaactgtttcacagttgaaactgtttcgtatcgaaacagtttcgtaatataacctgttccaactgttccaaagagtgttacattGTTCCAGTGATATCAACGTTCCACaaggttccaagagataaacagttttcctcttcctTGCTGTTTGCAAAGGCCACATGTAGcactatcattgacctccaatggaaagtagataatataatatccatgttccaccggccttcgtgcaacagtagcctatgtaggatcgcgcaatttaattgtacgaatcaaattccctaataaatctcctaattattagctgtccattgatggagaatgtGTTCATGGTACCCTGACATAgtgataattattaatatactgcgaaaaatatcatcggataatgtcatcgttattaaactctcctagggttatatgcgttatttttactaaaatcgatttattttgaattgtagttatttactgtacccttaataaTAACCTACAACtatctttcgttgtcataatGCACTGAACAGGTGATTTAAAGATGATTCAAGggccttgaaacatgttcccgaagcagatgagaggttcaaacagttggaacagttggcactgatgttgtaaacatattcttatgaaactgttatctttgaaactgttattttggaacagtttcgttcatgaaacagttacagtcgaaactgtttcataaaaagaacagtttatcctaTCTCTAATAGATAGTGAGCCacttacatcaacttcagacTTCAACACAGCAGAGCTGATCGGCATTGGAATGTCTTCATCTTCACATTTTACCACAGCAAAGCTAAAAGGCACCGGTGTGTCTTCAACATTTACATCCGATGTGAGATCACAGCTGTGGTCCATGCATTCTGTCTTCATGCCCCCCACTTGCAGATTCGATAAATTTCTTTCCTACAGAACATACAGACATCTCAAGAAATAACTTCAAATAAGTTAGTTTCATGTATACTAGCCATCAATCTGTTTCTGCCTGGCAGTCATTTGCTACTAAAATCTGAAGAAAACTGAATACAGAATGGAAACCAAAATCTTACAGAACAGAAGCAACGATTTATAATAACAGGCGAGGTGTTTCTTCGGAAAATAGCTTACATAAAAACATAATAAGTGTAAGAGTTTGATTTCTATCCTACCCCAAGTGCGGCAGTCTTTTcgagtaccgtaaactggggtaaagaggatcacatgtggtaaagtggatcatatgtgtattgcttaGATAAGTCAGCActacatggatcacacatgcaaagaaaaccgttcttctataaatgccactaaaaatagtattctttgcatgtgtgatccatgtggcgctgacttatctaacaatacatatatgatccactttaccacatgtgatcctgtttaccccagtttacggtacgacATTTTGTTATTTAGGACAATACAACGTGGAATTTTAAACATATATCACTAGtaccaaaatttgaaaatatcaaTCGAAATTAAATTGTTACTAAGCATAGAGATTGCAATTATTTACTCTTTTACCAACCTcacaacaatattttgatatacagagtggaagcgaAAGAACCCTAGGATAGATtacatgaaataaacaaaaaatgtatcatacgttttgagattaagtgtatggttaattaaataactgaatagaaAGTTCAAACATGCTGGCAACATCGCAATGCCCAAGATTCCTCATGAAGTCATTGAACTCATCCGAAGTCAGAAGTAAACAAAAGGCTACATATTGCAAAATCAAGCGACTGCTTCAGTCCAGGTTTTTCTCGACCAAATTTAAGACCTCCTCTTCCTTGTTACCAATTTCGTTTGTTTATCGACCCCGATTGCGAAATGTTGGAATTACACTGCCCATGTCATAGACCAGCTAGCAGACAGCTATGAATATCTCTGCGCtgtgtaatgaatgaatgaataaataatatagccatgatgtcccatgttgtgCAAAGGCCTATTGTGCTGCGAATAGAACCCCCTTTAGGcgcgtaacacacttgcagagttttcgccagcgtgAAAGAGGGGAAAAgcctcctccacacacttggcgagttctcgctatcacagatcacacctcgctatgatcatctatgcactacCTTCAtgaagaaagcatttttctgattatagtaatcactcgttgggggaaatattataggttatgtatttacgtatattgtcgtacttaaatatataacttgtAAGTATATTGGCGTACTTTACAAATTAGGTACGAACGctttgttgaatctgagtattcagatgatgaggaaatggagttacatgaatatagtttgttcatgaaaagaagaagtaggcctaaaattaaagccagaaatatctgaaaatcacattgtatcttacgaaaataagggcgagttttggacactggtttcgatttgaatgatgatacgtttaggcgttatttcaggtccaatggaccacagttttttttttttttttttttgcctatcatgatatgatagagaatgctTTGCTATATCCCGATTAAAATTACATGAACTGTTAagacatacagtatataatagtCTTATTCGTACAGCCCCTATTTTTGTGATAACGTCCGTTTTAACTGTAAAATAAgataacaattttgttttcttcttcacgTATATAACCGCGT
Proteins encoded in this window:
- the LOC138693174 gene encoding uncharacterized protein isoform X3 — protein: MDWIKMEPEVDSLDLQPHDNTYETEENKALSEERNLSNLQVGGMKTECMDHSCDLTSDVNVEDTPVPFSFAVVKCEDEDIPMPISSAVLKSEVDQDLCHLNRVQEEQKVEVSSEEDEVFSERRRPDFSTQ
- the LOC138693174 gene encoding uncharacterized protein isoform X2 encodes the protein MDWIKMEPEVDSLDLQPHDNTYETEENKALSEERNLSNLQVGGMKTECMDHSCDLTSDVNVEDTPVPFSFAVVKCEDEDIPMPISSAVLKSEVDQDLCHLNRVQEEQKVEVSSEEDEVFSESCNGCYQDGTRCRPSGNTAT